One genomic segment of Dysosmobacter sp. Marseille-Q4140 includes these proteins:
- a CDS encoding NADH peroxidase — MKKWVCSVCGYVFEGANPPEKCPQCGVPASKFTEQKGEMSWAAEHVVGVGKSFGEGVPAEVQKEIIDGLNANFMGECTEVGMYLAMARVAHREGYPEIGLYWEKAAYEEAEHASKFAELLGDVVTDSTKKNLEMRVEAENGATAGKFELAKLAKQYNLDAIHDTVHEMARDEARHGKAFEGLLKRYFG; from the coding sequence ATGAAGAAGTGGGTCTGCTCTGTTTGCGGTTATGTGTTTGAGGGTGCCAATCCCCCCGAGAAGTGCCCCCAGTGCGGCGTTCCCGCCTCCAAGTTCACCGAGCAGAAGGGTGAGATGAGCTGGGCTGCCGAGCACGTCGTGGGCGTGGGCAAGTCCTTCGGCGAGGGTGTCCCCGCTGAGGTCCAGAAGGAGATCATCGACGGTCTGAACGCCAACTTCATGGGCGAGTGCACCGAGGTCGGCATGTACCTGGCCATGGCTCGCGTGGCCCATCGCGAGGGCTATCCCGAGATCGGCCTGTACTGGGAGAAGGCCGCCTACGAGGAGGCCGAGCACGCCTCCAAGTTTGCCGAGCTGCTGGGCGACGTGGTGACCGACTCCACTAAGAAGAACCTGGAGATGCGGGTTGAGGCCGAGAACGGCGCTACCGCCGGCAAGTTCGAGCTGGCCAAGCTGGCCAAGCAGTACAATCTGGACGCCATCCACGACACCGTCCACGAGATGGCTCGCGACGAGGCCCGCCACGGCAAGGCTTTCGAGGGCCTGCTGAAGCGCTACTTCGGCTAA
- a CDS encoding DUF4177 domain-containing protein: MYEYKYLPVETGGGFLSGSREHRELIDRYAAEGWRYVGFFPVAFTGHGGISNVDLIFEREKTT; this comes from the coding sequence ATGTACGAGTACAAATATCTGCCAGTGGAGACCGGCGGCGGATTTCTCTCCGGCTCCCGGGAGCACCGGGAGCTGATCGACCGGTACGCCGCCGAGGGGTGGCGGTACGTGGGCTTCTTTCCGGTGGCCTTCACCGGCCACGGCGGCATCAGCAATGTGGACCTGATCTTTGAGCGGGAAAAAACCACATAA
- a CDS encoding elongation factor G, with amino-acid sequence MSYSVQNIRNVCLLGHSGNGKTALAESLLYMTGAIDRIGRGADGNTVCDYDPEETKRQISISAAVAPLEYKGCKINLLDTPGAFDFAGEVMESLRAADAAIIVCSAKDGVSVGLEKAWKYCEERNMPRFIYISKTDEDNSDYNATFEALRERFGNKIAPVVVPIWDADKKVTGIIDVLNKRAYEMQNLKRVEIEIPEGKGEVIEEFNNALKESVAETSEEFMDKFFGGEDFTYAEMIQGLRQGVRELSLFPVLCGSAVNCMGSLMLLDNIVDLLPNPMEGNYHKATKADGETEEFVVSPGGVPTAFVFKTVSDQYGKYSFVKVLSGSITPDMPMVNARTGSSEKLGRLYAMRGKKATEVKELVCGDIGAIGKMDKVKTGDTLCDARKVVALKQIPFAEPCYSVAIVPKTRGQEDKIAQGLARLNEEDPTFTVSNNAETHQMVLSGSGDMQIDVLVSKLKSRFNVEAELKPTRVPYREKIRKTVQKQGRHKKQTGGSGQFGDVWIRFEPQTEQDDMIFAEEVFGGSVPKNFFPAVEKGLREACAHGPLAGYPVVNLKAVLYDGSYHPVDSSEIAFKTAAQLAYKAAMPEANPVLLEPVGELKVTVPDSYMGDVIGDLNKRRGRVMGMDPTGDGEQVITAEVPMAEMGSYAIDLRSMTQSRGSFVFHFVRYEDCPPAAQEKAIAEAKALAEEQ; translated from the coding sequence ATGAGCTATTCTGTACAAAACATCCGCAACGTCTGTCTGCTGGGGCACAGCGGAAACGGCAAGACCGCCCTGGCGGAGAGCCTGCTGTATATGACCGGCGCCATCGACCGCATCGGCCGCGGCGCCGACGGCAATACCGTCTGCGACTACGATCCGGAGGAGACCAAGCGCCAGATCTCCATCTCCGCCGCTGTGGCGCCCCTGGAGTACAAGGGCTGCAAGATCAACCTGCTGGACACCCCGGGCGCCTTCGACTTCGCCGGCGAGGTCATGGAGTCCCTGCGGGCCGCCGACGCGGCCATCATCGTCTGCTCTGCCAAGGACGGCGTGTCCGTGGGTCTGGAGAAGGCGTGGAAGTACTGCGAGGAGCGGAATATGCCCCGCTTCATCTACATCTCCAAGACCGACGAGGACAACAGCGATTACAACGCCACCTTCGAGGCCCTGCGGGAGCGCTTCGGCAACAAGATCGCCCCGGTGGTGGTCCCCATCTGGGACGCCGACAAGAAGGTCACCGGCATCATCGACGTGCTGAACAAGCGCGCCTATGAGATGCAGAACCTCAAGCGGGTGGAGATCGAGATCCCCGAGGGAAAGGGCGAGGTCATTGAGGAGTTCAACAACGCCCTCAAGGAGTCCGTGGCCGAGACCAGCGAGGAGTTCATGGACAAGTTCTTCGGCGGCGAGGATTTCACCTACGCCGAGATGATCCAGGGCCTGCGCCAGGGCGTCCGGGAGCTGAGCCTGTTCCCCGTGCTGTGCGGCTCCGCCGTCAACTGCATGGGCTCCCTCATGCTGCTGGACAACATCGTGGACCTGCTGCCCAACCCCATGGAGGGCAACTATCATAAAGCTACCAAGGCCGACGGCGAGACCGAGGAGTTCGTGGTCTCCCCCGGCGGCGTGCCCACCGCCTTCGTCTTTAAGACCGTCTCCGACCAGTACGGCAAGTACTCCTTCGTGAAGGTCCTCTCCGGCTCCATCACGCCGGATATGCCCATGGTCAACGCCCGCACCGGGTCCTCCGAGAAGCTGGGCCGGCTGTACGCCATGCGGGGCAAGAAGGCCACCGAGGTCAAGGAGCTGGTCTGCGGCGACATCGGCGCCATCGGCAAGATGGACAAGGTCAAGACCGGCGACACCCTGTGCGACGCCCGTAAGGTCGTGGCCCTCAAGCAGATCCCCTTCGCCGAGCCCTGCTACTCCGTGGCCATCGTGCCCAAGACCCGGGGCCAGGAGGACAAGATCGCCCAGGGCCTTGCCCGCCTCAACGAGGAGGATCCCACCTTCACCGTCTCCAACAACGCCGAGACCCACCAGATGGTCCTCTCCGGCTCCGGCGACATGCAGATCGACGTGCTGGTCAGCAAGCTCAAGAGCCGCTTCAACGTGGAAGCCGAGCTCAAGCCCACCCGCGTGCCCTACCGCGAGAAGATCCGCAAGACCGTCCAGAAGCAGGGCCGTCACAAGAAGCAGACCGGCGGCTCCGGCCAGTTCGGCGACGTGTGGATCCGCTTCGAGCCCCAGACCGAGCAGGACGACATGATCTTCGCCGAGGAGGTCTTCGGCGGCTCCGTGCCCAAGAACTTCTTCCCCGCCGTGGAAAAGGGCCTGCGGGAGGCCTGCGCCCACGGTCCCCTGGCCGGCTATCCGGTGGTGAACCTGAAGGCCGTGCTGTACGACGGCTCCTATCACCCCGTGGACTCCTCTGAAATCGCCTTCAAGACCGCGGCCCAGCTGGCCTACAAGGCCGCCATGCCCGAGGCCAACCCCGTGCTGCTGGAGCCCGTGGGCGAGCTGAAGGTCACCGTGCCCGACAGCTACATGGGCGACGTCATCGGCGACCTGAACAAGCGGCGCGGCCGCGTCATGGGCATGGATCCCACCGGCGACGGCGAGCAGGTCATCACCGCCGAGGTCCCCATGGCCGAGATGGGCAGCTATGCCATCGACCTGCGGTCCATGACCCAGAGCCGCGGCAGCTTCGTGTTCCACTTCGTCCGCTACGAGGACTGCCCGCCCGCCGCCCAGGAGAAGGCCATCGCTGAGGCCAAGGCCCTGGCGGAGGAGCAGTAA
- a CDS encoding MBL fold metallo-hydrolase yields MAEQIEAGLWRLDIPLVGNPLKNLNSYLLTGERNLLIDTGFRQDPCREAMARQLQEIGADPDRTDIFLTHLHSDHAGLAPELIRPGCRIFISGTDLPGLEDAMSPERWRRMYREYERNGFSPEETAQLWCGNPAQNAGAGRWDPSLYTALADGAELTYGGRRLRCILTPGHTPGHLCLYEPERRWLFCGDHVLFHITPNICRWSGVRDSLGDYLESLERVKKLPVERLLPAHRAETGDLRARAEELRLHHLRRLENALDIVRRHPGLTAYDIAGEMRWSIRCRDWGDFPVTQKFFAVGEALSHLDYLEVRGLVERRSEREHDVYFAADGGRITQETYFK; encoded by the coding sequence ATGGCGGAACAGATCGAAGCGGGCCTGTGGCGCCTGGACATCCCGCTGGTGGGGAACCCGCTGAAAAATCTCAACAGCTACCTGCTCACGGGAGAGCGGAACCTGCTGATCGACACCGGCTTCCGCCAGGACCCCTGCCGGGAGGCCATGGCCCGCCAGCTTCAGGAGATCGGCGCGGACCCGGACCGGACGGATATCTTCCTTACCCACCTCCACAGCGACCACGCGGGCCTGGCCCCGGAGCTGATCCGGCCCGGCTGCCGCATCTTCATCAGCGGCACGGACCTGCCGGGGCTGGAGGACGCCATGAGCCCGGAGCGATGGCGGCGGATGTACCGGGAGTATGAGCGAAACGGCTTTTCCCCGGAGGAGACGGCCCAGCTCTGGTGCGGCAATCCGGCCCAGAACGCCGGCGCCGGGCGGTGGGACCCGTCTTTGTACACGGCCCTGGCCGACGGGGCGGAGCTGACGTACGGCGGCCGCCGGCTGCGGTGCATCCTGACCCCGGGCCATACGCCGGGGCACCTGTGCCTGTACGAGCCGGAGCGGCGGTGGCTCTTTTGCGGGGACCACGTGCTGTTCCACATCACCCCCAATATCTGCCGCTGGAGCGGCGTGCGGGACTCCCTGGGGGACTATCTCGAGAGCCTGGAGCGGGTGAAGAAGCTGCCGGTGGAGCGGCTGCTGCCGGCCCACCGGGCCGAGACGGGGGATCTCCGCGCCCGGGCGGAGGAGCTGCGGCTCCACCACCTGCGCCGCCTGGAAAACGCCCTGGACATCGTCCGCCGCCATCCGGGCCTCACCGCCTACGACATCGCCGGCGAGATGCGCTGGAGCATCCGCTGCCGGGACTGGGGGGACTTCCCCGTGACCCAGAAGTTCTTCGCCGTGGGCGAGGCCCTGTCCCACCTGGACTATCTGGAGGTCCGGGGCCTGGTGGAACGGCGGTCGGAGCGGGAACACGACGTCTATTTCGCCGCCGACGGCGGCAGGATCACCCAAGAGACCTACTTCAAATAA
- the deoC gene encoding deoxyribose-phosphate aldolase, with the protein MELNEILSKCDHTLLAQTATWKEIQAICDDGMKYGCASVCIPASYVRQAAQYVEGKLPICTVIGFPNGYDTTAAKCFMASDAVDNGAEEVDMVINIGWVKDRKWDDLLSEIKAVKAACKGKLLKVIIECCFLTDEEKVKMCEIVTASGADYIKTSTGFGGGGATREDVALFAKHVGPDVKIKAAGGIADLKDAEDFISLGASRLGTSRIVKAVKAMEG; encoded by the coding sequence ATGGAACTGAACGAGATTTTGAGCAAGTGCGACCACACCCTGCTGGCCCAGACGGCCACCTGGAAGGAGATCCAGGCTATCTGCGACGACGGCATGAAATACGGCTGCGCCAGCGTCTGCATCCCCGCAAGCTACGTCCGGCAGGCGGCGCAGTACGTGGAGGGAAAGCTCCCCATCTGCACCGTCATCGGCTTCCCCAACGGCTACGACACCACCGCCGCCAAGTGCTTCATGGCCTCCGACGCCGTGGACAACGGCGCCGAGGAGGTGGACATGGTCATCAACATCGGCTGGGTCAAGGACCGGAAGTGGGACGACCTGCTCAGCGAGATCAAGGCCGTCAAGGCCGCCTGCAAGGGAAAGCTCCTGAAGGTCATCATCGAGTGCTGCTTCCTCACCGACGAGGAGAAGGTGAAGATGTGTGAGATCGTCACCGCCTCCGGCGCCGACTATATCAAGACCTCCACGGGCTTCGGCGGAGGCGGCGCCACCCGGGAGGACGTGGCCCTGTTCGCAAAGCACGTGGGCCCCGACGTGAAGATCAAGGCCGCCGGCGGCATCGCCGACCTGAAGGACGCCGAGGACTTCATCAGCCTGGGCGCCTCCCGCCTGGGCACCAGCCGCATCGTCAAGGCCGTCAAGGCCATGGAGGGCTGA
- the deoD gene encoding purine-nucleoside phosphorylase, with protein sequence MGTPHNEAAAGAFAKTVLMPGDPLRAKFIAETFLENPVLVNNVRGIQGYTGTYQGTPVSVMASGMGMPSIGIYSHELFHVYDVDNIIRIGSAGAISPKLKLRDVVLAQGACTDSRYAHQYGLGGTFAPIADFTLLETAVAVARRLGVEPPVGNLLSSDVFYNKSGDTLKWGEMGVLAVEMEAAALYCNAAEAGKRALAMCTISDSLVTGEALPPAERQTTFTRMMEIALGTAVEMAKK encoded by the coding sequence ATGGGCACGCCCCACAATGAGGCGGCCGCGGGCGCCTTCGCCAAGACGGTCCTGATGCCCGGCGATCCCCTGCGGGCCAAATTCATCGCCGAGACCTTCCTGGAAAACCCCGTGCTGGTCAACAACGTCCGGGGCATCCAGGGCTATACCGGCACCTATCAGGGCACGCCGGTGTCCGTCATGGCCTCCGGCATGGGCATGCCCTCCATCGGCATCTACTCCCATGAGCTGTTCCACGTCTACGACGTGGACAACATCATCCGCATCGGCTCCGCCGGTGCCATCTCCCCGAAGCTGAAGCTCCGGGACGTGGTCCTGGCCCAGGGGGCCTGCACGGACTCCCGCTACGCCCACCAGTATGGCCTGGGCGGCACCTTCGCCCCCATCGCCGACTTCACCCTGCTGGAGACCGCCGTGGCCGTGGCCCGGCGGCTGGGCGTGGAGCCCCCGGTGGGGAACCTGCTCAGCTCCGACGTGTTCTACAACAAGTCCGGAGACACCCTGAAGTGGGGGGAGATGGGGGTGCTGGCCGTGGAGATGGAGGCCGCCGCCCTGTACTGCAACGCCGCCGAGGCCGGCAAGCGGGCCCTGGCCATGTGCACCATCTCCGACAGCCTGGTCACCGGGGAGGCCCTGCCTCCCGCCGAGCGGCAGACCACCTTCACCCGGATGATGGAGATTGCCCTGGGCACCGCCGTGGAAATGGCGAAGAAGTGA